DNA from Candidatus Caldatribacterium sp.:
TGAATAGTACAATGGTCACAACGCGAGAAGGCGTTGTGACCATTGTTTTTGCGCAAATGTCTATCCCCTGAGGATTCAGGGGATAGGAATTTTGTTTCTAAATACCCTGAGAGGTCTGAGGGGAGGGATGGGCGATGGAAAAGGCCACTCTCGAGATTGGTATGCATCTTGTCCTTGATGGCTACAGCCAGGACCCAGAAATTATCAGCGACGTGAATCGTATCAGGAAATTCCTGGACGAGTTTCCGCAGTACATGGGCATGACTAAGGTAACACCGCCATACGTTTTTCGTTACCAGGGAACGACGGCCAACGAGAGCGGTATTTCCGGAATCGTCATCATTGCCGAGAGTCACATCAGCATTCACACCTTCCCGGCGAAGCGGTACGTGAGCGTGGACATTTTCTCCTGCAAGCCTTTCAACGTT
Protein-coding regions in this window:
- the speD gene encoding adenosylmethionine decarboxylase, whose amino-acid sequence is MEKATLEIGMHLVLDGYSQDPEIISDVNRIRKFLDEFPQYMGMTKVTPPYVFRYQGTTANESGISGIVIIAESHISIHTFPAKRYVSVDIFSCKPFNVDEAVQGLVEYFRLVEFRRQVFDRGVEYPKDLFSSIPLVLEERLEMLEKMVHT